In Nerophis ophidion isolate RoL-2023_Sa linkage group LG02, RoL_Noph_v1.0, whole genome shotgun sequence, one DNA window encodes the following:
- the ilrun gene encoding protein ILRUN — translation MEGTDMDVDAELMQKFSCMGTTDKDVLITEFQRLLGFQLNPAGCAFFLDMTNWNLQAAIGAYYDFESPGINTPSMSFVEDVTIGEGESVPPDTPFTKTWRIQNLGAESWPPGVCLKYIGGDQFGHANTVMVKSLEPQEVADVSVQMRSPASPGMYQGQWRMCTATGLFYGDVIWVILSVEVGGLLGVTQQLSSFETEFNTQPQRDMQEDFNPFASPQKNKRETGDRSIGGGGACECTPESAPQDENGPSHNVLNRTSNGL, via the exons ATGGAGGGCACCGACATGGACGTGGACGCGGAGCTCATGCAGAAGTTCAGCTGCATGGGCACCACGGACAAGGACGTCCTCATCACGGAGTTCCAGAGGCTGCTGGGCTTCCAGCTCAACCCCGCCGGCTGCGCCTTCTTCCTGGACATGACCAACTG GAACCTCCAGGCGGCCATTGGCGCATACTACGACTTTGAGAGCCCCGGCATCAACACGCCCTCAATGTCTTTTGTTGAGGACGTGACAATCGGCGAAGGCGAGTCGGTCCCTCCAGACACACCCTTCACAAAAACCTGGAGGATACAGAACTTAG GGGCAGAGTCGTGGCCGCCCGGCGTGTGTCTGAAGTACATCGGCGGGGACCAGTTTGGCCACGCCAACACGGTCATGGTGAAGTCTTTGGAGCCACAGGAGGTCGCAGATGTGAGCGTGCAGATGAGAAGTCCCGCCTCACCTGGCATGTACCAGGGCCAGTGGAGGATGTGCACGGCCACCGGATTGTTCTACGGAG ACGTTATCTGGGTGATCCTCAGCGTTGAGGTGGGTGGCCTCCTGGGCGTCACCCAGCAGCTGTCCTCTTTCGAGACGGAGTTCAACACGCAGCCGCAGCGAGACATGCAGGAGGACTTCAACCCCTTCGCCTCGCCGCAGAAGAACAAGCGCGAGACGGGAGACCGCAGCATCGGCGGGGGCGGCGCCTGCGAGTGCACGCCGGAGTCGGCGCCGCAGGATGAAAACGGGCCGTCGCACAACGTCCTCAACAGGACGTCAAACGGCCTCTAA